The DNA region GCTCGAGACTCTTTTGGGAAGATCTGGCTGGTCAGTACACCGCGTCGACGATCTCCTGGTCGAGTTGCTCGAACGACTCGAGGTACTCGCGCCGTTCCGCGCGCAGGGCTTCGAGTTCGCCGTCGTAATCGTCGACGTACTCGGCGACGCGGAACGCCTCGATGTCCATCCCGGGCACGTTCGCGGGGACCTCGAGGCCGAGTTGCTCGTCCCGGGACCACCCGACGGTCCCCCGCGCGAGTTCGGTCAGGATCGTCACGGACTCGGTGACGCCGACGTCCTTCGAGCTCGCGTTGGGGTAGCCGACCGTTCCCGTGTTCACGACGTAGCACTCGAGGTCCAGCGAGGCGACCAGCTCTCGCAGCCGGTTCCCCTCCTCGCCTTCCGGACCGATGATGAACGGATTCGTCCCCACGACCCGGATGCGCTCGCCAGCACGGTCGGGGTCGCCGGCGCTCGTCTCAATCGATTCGCCCAGCATGAACGCGACGGCCGCCTGTTCGTCGTCGAGTCTGGCGACCGGCGGCATCAGCGGGTTCCGGGTGATGAAAAAGAGCTGGTCGACGTCCTCTAGGTCGATGTCCTCGCTGGCGCTGGGCAATTTCGAGCGCCGGATGACGGCGCGACCGTTCTTCGTGTACCGGTCGTCGTCGAAGTCGACCGTCCCGTCTTCGTCGACGACGACGTTCTCGAACGCGGCCGATTCGTCGGTGACTGCGGCGTGTATCCCGGGTTGCTCGTCGGCATCCAGGCCGTACGTTTTCACGTAGAGGCCGCCGCCCTCGCTGCCGGCGACCGAGCCGTCCGGCAGGAGCGCGCAGACGTCGTCCTGGATCATGACTGCCTCCTCGGGGGCCTCGAGCCAGCAGCCGTGGGCCGTGAGCGTCGATTTTCCGGTCGCGGAGAGCCCCATGAAGAGCTGACCGACGGTCTCGAGGTCGGGGTCGGTTCCGTCCTCGGTTTCGGTGCGGGCGTCGTCGGCCGCTCGAGCCACGCGAACGCGCTTGCTGCCGGCGTGCAGGCCGAGGCCGCCGAGTCGTTTCGCTCGGTGCATGAACAGCCGGAGGAACGACTTCTTCGCTTCACCGGTGTAGTCGCTGCCGACGACGGCGGTGAACCCGTCTTCCGGGAGGATTCGGATCGCCGTCTCCGATGCGTCCGGAACCTGTACCGTGACGAAGTCCGGGTCGCGACCGTCGGTCGGATCGAACAGCATCGCCCATCCGTGGGCGATTCGCGCGTACTCGATCGGAACGTACAGCCGACAGCAAAACGTCGCTTCCGGGTGCGTGCCGACGAGCCGGTCGACGCAGAGCATCGCGCGGTTCTCGACGGCCTCGGTTGCCCGATCGATGACGGCGTAATCCGCCTCACCGAAGTCGTCGTCGTCGGCGTTTTCCGTCAGATCGGCGCTCCTGGACCGGAACTCGCTCACGTAGGACGCGGAGCCGAACTCGGTCGTCGTCTCGTCGGCGGCGGCGAGTTCGCGGAGCCCGGCGATCAGGTCGTCGTCGGTGCGATGGGTGGGCGATTCCTCGACCGTCGTCGAGCCCACCGGGCCGTAGTACTGGACGTTTGGGGCACGCTTCGGATCGGCCAGGGACTCGCGGACGTGACGCGGCTGCGTCCCGGTTTCGGACATACTAGGAAAAACCATCGCTCTGATACATAAATCCGGAGGATTTTCCAGTCGGTATGCCTCCCGTTTCCACGGCCCGACTCAGTACTTCGATTTTACGCTCACTGGTCCCGATTATCTGGTGAATAATCTCCCGAAATCCAATGTTCGGGATATGATGTATACGCCAAATTTACTCGAGGTCGAAACAATGTATCTTGCTCGAGCGAGCGGACCGGACCGACAGAGCAAAGGTCGAACCCGAAGACGCCACGCACGGAACATGATCACGTTCGTCAACTTGCTGGTTCGCGACGACGACCTCAGTCACGAGGAGTTCTGTGAGCGCTGGCTGGGAGACCACACCGACCTCGCGTCGGACCTCCCTGGCCTCGAGCGGTACGTCACGTCGACGCCGACCGATCCCTCGAAGTCGGCGTACGACGGCATCGTCCGGCTGACGTTCGCCGACGGCGCGGCGATGGCCGCCGCGTTCGAGTCCGACGTCGGGCAGGAAGTGCAGGCCGACGCGGCGACGTTCGCCGACATGGAGGCGAGCGAGACGATGGTCGTCGAGGAGACCGTCCACGTCGCCGAGACGGCGCTCCCCTCGGAGGACGACTGAGTCGGCCATCATGGACGACACGCACTCCACGCAGACGACCGCCGACCGCGTCGTCGACACGCTCGAGGCGCTCGGCGTCGAGTACGTCTTCGGCTATCCCGGCGGCCGCCTCATCGAGGTGTTCGAGACGATTGGCCACCGGGACACCGACGTGACGGTCGTCCGCCCGCGCGACGAGCGCGAGGCGAGCGTCATGGCCGAGGCTTACGGTCGGATGACCGGCTCCCCCGCCGTTCTCGCTGGACAGGGGCCCTGGATCGGCAGCCTCGGCGCCATTGGCCAGATGGAAGCCAGGCTCGGCTCCTCGCCGATGGTCGTGCTCACCGAGGCCTCCGAGCGCGGCGACTACTCCACGCTCGCGCCCTACCAGCAGTCCAGGGGCGACTACGGCGGCCTCTCGCTGCCGAAGATTCTCGACGGCGTGACCAAGGAGTGGTGGTTCCCGCGCACGCCGCCGGAAACCGTCCGCACGGTCCAGCTCGCGTTCAAGCACGCGACCGCCGGTCGGAACGGCCCCTGTGCCGTCATCTTCGACGGCTCGGCGATTACGGACGACCTACCAGAGGACGTCACGCCCGGTCTCTGGGACGACGAAACCCAGGTCAGAAACTGGGAGTCGCGGCCGACGGACCGCGACGTCGAGGCCGCTGCGGACGCGCTCGCAAACGCCGACCGCCCCGTCATCCTGGCGGGTAACGGCGTCCACGCGAGCGCCGGCGGCAACGAAACCGACGAACCCGACGCCTACGATCGCCTTGAGGCCGTGGCCGACGCCTACGACGCCGTCGTTGCCACCTCCTATCTGGGGAAATCCACCATCCCCGAAACCCACGAGCGCGCGGCAGGCGTCATCGGTTCGTTCGGTCACGAGGGGGCGAACCGCGTCGTCAGCGAGGCGGACGTCCTAGTCGTCGTCGGCTGTCGGATGAACCCGATGGACACGAACTGGCAGGCCGAGTCGTTCATCCGCCCCGACGAACAGACGATCATCCACGCGGACGTCGACTCGAGAAACGCCGGCTGGGTCTACCCGGCCGACGTCGGCCTGATAGGTGATGCTGGCGAAACGCTTGCAGCACTGCTCGAGGCGAGCGAGGGCCGCGACGCCGAAAACGACTGGGCGCTCGAGCGAGCGGCCGAGGCGCGGGAGGACTTCCACGTGCCCGCCTGCGAGGCCGAGAGCACACCCATCAAACCCCAGCGGGTGTGCAAGGCGATCGAAGCAGTCGTCGACGAGGACACGGTCGTTACCGCGGACTCCGGAAACAACCGCTTCTGGCTCCTCAACTACCTCCAGACCGAGACGACGGGAAGTTACTACGGGAGCGGTGGCGTCGGCGCGATGGGGTGGGCGGCGCCAGCCGCCGTCACCGGCGCTCTCCTCGGCAAGGACGCTATCTGCGTCGCCGGCGACGGCGGCTTCGCCATGACGATGACGGCCCTCGAGACCGCCGTGGACTGCGACGTCGCGCCGACGTTCGTCGTCCTCAACGACACCTCACTCGGCATGGTTCGCCAGATGGACGATGCTATTCCCGGCGCGCACTTCCACGACACGGACTTCGTCGGCGTGGCGGAGGCCCTGGGCGGCGACGGCGTCCGGGTTTCCGACCCTGCGAACCTCGAGGATGCCATCGCGGACGCGAAGGCTGCGTCGGTACCGACGGTCGTCGACGTGCGGATCGATCCCGACGAAGAGATGGCCGACCAGCTTTCCTCGTCGTTCTACGACGAGGTCGGTGGCCTCCACGAATAGTTCGTCGGAACGACAGCTGTACGAATGTATTTATCCGATGATCACTACTCCTCGGTGATGGCACACCTCGAGCGGCTCTCCGTCTACCCGATCAAGTCACTCGATCCAGTCGCCGTCGATACGGCTCGAGTGGGCGAAAACGGAGCGCTCGAGTGGGATCGACGGTACGCGATCGTCGACGAGTCCGACGCGTACGTCAACGGAAAACGCGAGCGGGCGGTCCACCGGTTGCACACCGAGTACGACCTCGAGCGGAAGACGGTCGCGATCGGCGAGCGAGGCGGCGAGACGCGGACCTACCACCTCGACGTCGACCGGAATTCCCTCGAGTCGTGGCTCACGGACTTCTTCGGCTACCGCGTCCAGGTCGTCTGCGACGACGAGGGCGGGTTCCCGGACGACACCGACGCCTCCGGGCCGACGGTCATCAGCACGGGGACGCTCGAGGCCGTCGCCGACTGGTACGAGGGTATCGACGTCGACGAGATGCGACGACGGCTGCGGGCGAACCTCGAGATCAGCGCCGACGAGGCGTTCTGGGAGGATCGCCTGTACGACCGGCCGGGGCGGGCGGTCTCGTTCGAACTCGGCGACGCGACGCTTCTGGGAATCAACCCCTGCCAGCGCTGCGTCGTGCCGACGCGTGATCCGGACACGGGTGAAGACACCCCCGGCTTCCGGGAGACGTTCGTCGAACGCCGGGAGGCAACGCTTCCGTCGTGGGCCGGGTCGGACTGGTTCGACCACTACTTCCGGCTCATGGTCAACACGAAGGTTCCCGACGACCAGTGGGAAACCACCCTCTCGGTCGGCGACGACGTGCGCCTCGGCGAGTCGACTCGAGTCGCCAGTTCGTAACCGTTCCCCGCGCTCTCGAGGCGCTTCCGTTCACTTCAGGGCGGTACGTCGACTCTCGGACGTTCGCATCACGGCCTCGAGCCACGGCGCCATGTCAGAACGCTTTTGCCGTCTACGATGGAGATTCGTGATAATGTCTGCGGACACAGTACTCGTCACGGGTGGCACGGGATTCATCGGTTCGTACGTCGTCGAGGACCTGGTCGAAGCGGGTCACGACGTCGTCGCGTTCGACCTCTCGACCGATCCGCGGATT from Natronosalvus rutilus includes:
- a CDS encoding phosphoenolpyruvate carboxykinase (ATP); the encoded protein is MSETGTQPRHVRESLADPKRAPNVQYYGPVGSTTVEESPTHRTDDDLIAGLRELAAADETTTEFGSASYVSEFRSRSADLTENADDDDFGEADYAVIDRATEAVENRAMLCVDRLVGTHPEATFCCRLYVPIEYARIAHGWAMLFDPTDGRDPDFVTVQVPDASETAIRILPEDGFTAVVGSDYTGEAKKSFLRLFMHRAKRLGGLGLHAGSKRVRVARAADDARTETEDGTDPDLETVGQLFMGLSATGKSTLTAHGCWLEAPEEAVMIQDDVCALLPDGSVAGSEGGGLYVKTYGLDADEQPGIHAAVTDESAAFENVVVDEDGTVDFDDDRYTKNGRAVIRRSKLPSASEDIDLEDVDQLFFITRNPLMPPVARLDDEQAAVAFMLGESIETSAGDPDRAGERIRVVGTNPFIIGPEGEEGNRLRELVASLDLECYVVNTGTVGYPNASSKDVGVTESVTILTELARGTVGWSRDEQLGLEVPANVPGMDIEAFRVAEYVDDYDGELEALRAERREYLESFEQLDQEIVDAVY
- a CDS encoding EthD family reductase → MITFVNLLVRDDDLSHEEFCERWLGDHTDLASDLPGLERYVTSTPTDPSKSAYDGIVRLTFADGAAMAAAFESDVGQEVQADAATFADMEASETMVVEETVHVAETALPSEDD
- a CDS encoding thiamine pyrophosphate-binding protein; protein product: MDDTHSTQTTADRVVDTLEALGVEYVFGYPGGRLIEVFETIGHRDTDVTVVRPRDEREASVMAEAYGRMTGSPAVLAGQGPWIGSLGAIGQMEARLGSSPMVVLTEASERGDYSTLAPYQQSRGDYGGLSLPKILDGVTKEWWFPRTPPETVRTVQLAFKHATAGRNGPCAVIFDGSAITDDLPEDVTPGLWDDETQVRNWESRPTDRDVEAAADALANADRPVILAGNGVHASAGGNETDEPDAYDRLEAVADAYDAVVATSYLGKSTIPETHERAAGVIGSFGHEGANRVVSEADVLVVVGCRMNPMDTNWQAESFIRPDEQTIIHADVDSRNAGWVYPADVGLIGDAGETLAALLEASEGRDAENDWALERAAEAREDFHVPACEAESTPIKPQRVCKAIEAVVDEDTVVTADSGNNRFWLLNYLQTETTGSYYGSGGVGAMGWAAPAAVTGALLGKDAICVAGDGGFAMTMTALETAVDCDVAPTFVVLNDTSLGMVRQMDDAIPGAHFHDTDFVGVAEALGGDGVRVSDPANLEDAIADAKAASVPTVVDVRIDPDEEMADQLSSSFYDEVGGLHE
- a CDS encoding MOSC domain-containing protein; this encodes MAHLERLSVYPIKSLDPVAVDTARVGENGALEWDRRYAIVDESDAYVNGKRERAVHRLHTEYDLERKTVAIGERGGETRTYHLDVDRNSLESWLTDFFGYRVQVVCDDEGGFPDDTDASGPTVISTGTLEAVADWYEGIDVDEMRRRLRANLEISADEAFWEDRLYDRPGRAVSFELGDATLLGINPCQRCVVPTRDPDTGEDTPGFRETFVERREATLPSWAGSDWFDHYFRLMVNTKVPDDQWETTLSVGDDVRLGESTRVASS